The following coding sequences lie in one Polyodon spathula isolate WHYD16114869_AA chromosome 15, ASM1765450v1, whole genome shotgun sequence genomic window:
- the LOC121328034 gene encoding cell surface A33 antigen-like — protein MALYFLVTIFSVLSAALAISVSIPKDVYEVARGDNVTIPCSFKSTLILSEIKVLTVHWARLAKNPQDPASKILDYYYPANELDINAKYEGRVGFVSKPETGDVSIYLSKVTLEDSGFVECAVNIAKDNSGVNTRATNLLVLVAPSKPLCSLEGKAEYGQDLRLKCFSEEGSPPPVYKWTSYDVRNTLRPDPPKSKQENGMMTLLNVSMDTSGFFICTSSNKISSSSCNITLAVMPPSMNIAMTAGIIGASIVALIIIAIVVYCCCCRTTRPPKEYEMEVPREEPKPQKNTEEYCDEKTEPPHNGDMYYVDDEEEKKKEEEEEEEDEEEEEEEEEKENERSRTPMMPPSKPQDMSHSDS, from the exons TTTTATCTGCTGCTTTGGCCATATCTGTGAGCATACCTAAAGATGTATATGAGGTTGCAAGAGGAGACAATGTGACGATACCATGTAGCTTCAAGTCAACTCTGATTCTGAGCGAGATTAAAGTCCTGACTGTTCATTGGGCTCGACTTGCAAAAAACCCACAAGATCCCGCG TCAAAAATACTTGATTATTATTATCCAGCCAATGAGTTGGATATTAATGCAAAGTATGAAGGAAGAGTTGGTTTTGTGTCGAAACCTGAAACGGGAGATGTTTCTATCTACCTCAGTAAAGTGACTCTAGAGGACAGTGGCTTTGTGGAGTGTGCTGTCAACATTGCAAAAGACAATTCTGGGGTAAACACGCGTGCAACAAATCTGCTTGTATTGG TTGCTCCATCAAAGCCACTGTGCTCCTTGGAAGGAAAGGCAGAATATGGGCAGGACCTCAGACTGAAATGTTTCTCAGAAGAAGGGTCTCCTCCACCAGTTTACAAGTGGACAAGCTATGATGTAAGAAACACTCTGAGGCCGGATCCACCAAAATCCAAACAGG AAAATGGAATGATGACTCTGCTGAATGTTTCCATGGACACCTCTGGATTCTTCATTTGCACCTCGTCCAATAAAATCAGTTCCTCCTCCTGCAACATTACCCTTGCTGTCATGCCTC CTTCCATGAATATTGCTATGACTGCCGGGATTATTGGAGCCAGCATTGTTGCTCTCATTATCATTGCAATAGTGGTTTACTGTTGCTGCTGCCGTACAACCAGACCACCCAAGGAATATGAAATGGA GGTTCCAAGAGAGGAACCCAAGCCCCAGAAGAACACAGAAGAATATTGTGATGAAAAGACCGAGCCCCCCCACAACGGAGACATGTACTATGTtgatgatgaggaggagaagaagaaggaagaggaggaggaggaggaagatgaggaggaggaggaggaggaggaggagaaggagaacgAACGCTCCAGGACTCCCATGATGCCACCTAGCAAGCCACAGGATATGAGCCATTCTGATTCTTAA